A genomic segment from Antedon mediterranea chromosome 6, ecAntMedi1.1, whole genome shotgun sequence encodes:
- the LOC140052112 gene encoding small RNA 2'-O-methyltransferase-like isoform X1 encodes MANAQIVLQKEAADSKTNEDYHGDVTFSPFLYQQRHSAVLEVIRKLQPTKVIDMGCGECQLLRKIKQETMIEHLIGVDVDVSCLECSKFIIKPLISDHLMPVREKPMVVQLYEGSVADYDDRLSGADLFAFVEVIEHLNPEVLQKVPETIFASMKPNCVIITTPNSEFNELFKDFKGFRHWDHKFEWTRQEFQSWCEKVTSMYPYTVKYSGVGLGPKGKEHLGHCTQIAIFYKKQEVNISREHESVAKCQPYKLIAEAVHPFKEKRLDSRQNILFEVEYYNRILANSLFTETDEDYVMVPLEKLLQFQKLSDICGNAEKLREVIKTCDVIQLNYGETAIVNQRQYEAEWSSDSDSDLPTEYIENKTKAEGSNEQIQEQIWD; translated from the exons ATGGCTAATGCACAAATTGTGTTGCAGAAAGAGGCAGCAGACTCAAAGACAAACGAGGATTACCATGGGGATGTGACATTCTCACCTTTTCTGTACCAGCAAAGACATTCAGCAGTTCTTGAGGTTATCAGAAAGCTACAACCTACAAAA GTGATAGACATGGGATGTGGAGAATGCCAATTACTCAGAAAGATAAAGCAGGAGACCATGATTGAACATCTTATTGGTGTTGATGTTGATGTCAGTTGTTTAGAATGTAGTAAGTTTATCATCAAGCCTTTGATATCTGACCACCTAATGCCAGTCCGAGAAAAACCTATGGTTGTACAGCTGTATGAGGGCAGTGTTGCTGATTATGATGACAGACTTAGTGGTGCTGATCTTTTTGCATTTGTTGAAGT GATAGAACATCTTAACCCAGAAGTATTGCAGAAAGTTCCAGAAACCATTTTTGCTTCAATGAAACCAAACTGTGTTATTATTACAACTCCAAATTCAGAGTTTAATGAGCTTTTCAAAGATTTTAAAGGATTTAGACATTGGGATCATAAATTTGAATGGACACGACAGGAGTTCCAATCTTG GTGTGAGAAAGTGACGTCAATGTATCCATACACAGTGAAATATTCAGGTGTTGGGCTGGGACCAAAAGGAAAAGAACATCTAGGACATTGTACACAAATTGCCATTTTCTACAAGAAACAAGAAGTGAATATTAGTCGTGAGCATGAAAGTGTAGCAAAATGTCAACCCTATAAATTA ATTGCTGAAGCTGTGCATCCATTTAAAGAAAAAAGGCTTGATAGCAggcaaaatattttgtttgaagtGGAGTATTACAACAGAATTTTAGCAAATTCATTATTTACAGAGACGGATGAGGATTATGTCATGGTGCCTTTGGAGAAGCTTCTTCAGTTTCAAAAGTTGTCAGACATATGTGGTAATGCTGAAAAATTAAG AGAAGTAATTAAAACATGCGATGTGATTCAGCTAAATTATGGTGAAACAGCAATTGTAAATCAACGACAGTATGAAGCAGAATGGTCGTCAGACAGTGATAGTGACTTGCCAACTgaatatatagaaaataaaaccaAAGCAGAAGGTTCAAATGAACAAATACAAGAACAAATCTGggattaa
- the LOC140052112 gene encoding small RNA 2'-O-methyltransferase-like isoform X2 — protein sequence MGCGECQLLRKIKQETMIEHLIGVDVDVSCLECSKFIIKPLISDHLMPVREKPMVVQLYEGSVADYDDRLSGADLFAFVEVIEHLNPEVLQKVPETIFASMKPNCVIITTPNSEFNELFKDFKGFRHWDHKFEWTRQEFQSWCEKVTSMYPYTVKYSGVGLGPKGKEHLGHCTQIAIFYKKQEVNISREHESVAKCQPYKLIAEAVHPFKEKRLDSRQNILFEVEYYNRILANSLFTETDEDYVMVPLEKLLQFQKLSDICGNAEKLREVIKTCDVIQLNYGETAIVNQRQYEAEWSSDSDSDLPTEYIENKTKAEGSNEQIQEQIWD from the exons ATGGGATGTGGAGAATGCCAATTACTCAGAAAGATAAAGCAGGAGACCATGATTGAACATCTTATTGGTGTTGATGTTGATGTCAGTTGTTTAGAATGTAGTAAGTTTATCATCAAGCCTTTGATATCTGACCACCTAATGCCAGTCCGAGAAAAACCTATGGTTGTACAGCTGTATGAGGGCAGTGTTGCTGATTATGATGACAGACTTAGTGGTGCTGATCTTTTTGCATTTGTTGAAGT GATAGAACATCTTAACCCAGAAGTATTGCAGAAAGTTCCAGAAACCATTTTTGCTTCAATGAAACCAAACTGTGTTATTATTACAACTCCAAATTCAGAGTTTAATGAGCTTTTCAAAGATTTTAAAGGATTTAGACATTGGGATCATAAATTTGAATGGACACGACAGGAGTTCCAATCTTG GTGTGAGAAAGTGACGTCAATGTATCCATACACAGTGAAATATTCAGGTGTTGGGCTGGGACCAAAAGGAAAAGAACATCTAGGACATTGTACACAAATTGCCATTTTCTACAAGAAACAAGAAGTGAATATTAGTCGTGAGCATGAAAGTGTAGCAAAATGTCAACCCTATAAATTA ATTGCTGAAGCTGTGCATCCATTTAAAGAAAAAAGGCTTGATAGCAggcaaaatattttgtttgaagtGGAGTATTACAACAGAATTTTAGCAAATTCATTATTTACAGAGACGGATGAGGATTATGTCATGGTGCCTTTGGAGAAGCTTCTTCAGTTTCAAAAGTTGTCAGACATATGTGGTAATGCTGAAAAATTAAG AGAAGTAATTAAAACATGCGATGTGATTCAGCTAAATTATGGTGAAACAGCAATTGTAAATCAACGACAGTATGAAGCAGAATGGTCGTCAGACAGTGATAGTGACTTGCCAACTgaatatatagaaaataaaaccaAAGCAGAAGGTTCAAATGAACAAATACAAGAACAAATCTGggattaa